The DNA sequence TGACGTCAAATTTGCACGGATATTCAAATTTGAATTTTAGCTCGCGCTCGGCGCAAATTTAAAATAAGACCAAGCGACGCAAAAATAGCGAGCAAGCCAAAGCCCAAATTTAAAACAACGGAAAAACAAATGAGCCTAACCAAATATCTACTTTTCAAATATCTACGGTTTGACAAAACCCAGCCGTTTATTATGCTTTCGGCGCTGCTAGCGTTTCTAGGTGTGGGCGTCGGGCTCATGGTGCTCATCGTTGCGATGGCGATCATGAACGGCTTTGACAAGGAGTTTGAGCGCAAACTTTTTACTATGAACTACCCGATCACGATCCTCTCCGCTATCCGCGGCAACATCGACGAGAGCGACGTTAGCGAGCTAAAACAGAAGTTTCCAAACCTCAAATTTAGCCCGTATATCATGAGTCAAGTTATCATAAAGGGGGCAAACAGCTTCGAGGGCGGATTGCTTTTTGGCGTAAATTCGCCCGACGAAAAGCAGATAAACTCGGTCGTGGCAGCCGGTCTTGGTGACCGCGAGCTAGACGGATACGGCCTGCTCGTCGGACAAGGCGTCAAAAATGAGATGATGATAAACGAAAACGACAAACTCACGCTCATTTTTACCAAAAACGACCCGAGCGGCTTCGCGCTGACGCCCAAAATGAAGCGCTTTGACGTCGTGAGCTCGTTTAGCTCGGGGCTAGTGGCCTACGATAAAAGTTATCTATACACGAGCGTCGAGGCGCTGCGCAAGATACTTGAGTACGACGAGGGTAAATTTGACGGCATACACGTGTTTTCAAACGATCCGTTCGCCGATATCGAAAAGATCTCGCGCGAGCTACGTCTAGGGCAAAAAGCTATCGGCTGGTGGCAGCAAAACGGCAACTTTTTCTCCGCCTTGGCGCTCGAAAAGCGCGCGCTTTTCATCGTTTTGATGCTCATCATCCTAGTCGCCTCGCTAAATATCGTAAGCTCGCTACTTATGACCGTCATGAACCGCCGCCAAGAGATCGCGCT is a window from the Campylobacter massiliensis genome containing:
- a CDS encoding ABC transporter permease is translated as MSLTKYLLFKYLRFDKTQPFIMLSALLAFLGVGVGLMVLIVAMAIMNGFDKEFERKLFTMNYPITILSAIRGNIDESDVSELKQKFPNLKFSPYIMSQVIIKGANSFEGGLLFGVNSPDEKQINSVVAAGLGDRELDGYGLLVGQGVKNEMMINENDKLTLIFTKNDPSGFALTPKMKRFDVVSSFSSGLVAYDKSYLYTSVEALRKILEYDEGKFDGIHVFSNDPFADIEKISRELRLGQKAIGWWQQNGNFFSALALEKRALFIVLMLIILVASLNIVSSLLMTVMNRRQEIALLLSLGASKAEIKKSFFALGATIGGGGIVFGLVLGLFGVWLLGSFDIVNLPADVYGSAKLPMELSLLDLAMILVGAIVIVAFSSFYPAKKAAQINVLETLRNE